Proteins from one Camelina sativa cultivar DH55 chromosome 8, Cs, whole genome shotgun sequence genomic window:
- the LOC104709398 gene encoding uncharacterized protein LOC104709398 yields the protein MDNESETRVLAMGDQDATMMDLGERARPPGDPPDGQRVRVRNLMGSNSVGMPRPEEVLDDAFVTERVCLEFPNGEDGEPVVTIGYEVLEAMYGLWKNCMIVKMLRRNVSVSVLSKRLREMWKPVGKMAMLDLPRNFFMIRFDVEAEYMAALTGGPWRVFGSYLLTQAWTPESILMSIAKGFGKPLKFYLNTLNVERARFARVCVEVNLKRPLKGTVMVNGERYFVSYEGLSAICSRCGMYGHLVHN from the exons ATGGACAACGAGAGCGAAACTAGGGTTTTGGCGATGGGGGATCAGGATGCAACCATGATGGATCTTGGAGAAAGGGCTCGACCTCCGGGAGATCCACCTGATGGGCAGAGGGTCAGGGTGAGAAACTTGATGGGGAGCAACTCGGTTGGGATGCCCCGTCCAGAGGAGGTGTTGGATGATGCTTTTGTGACTGAAAGAGTGTGTTTGGAGTTTCCGAATGGCGAGGATGGTGAGCCAGTAGTCACGATAGGATATGAAGTCTTAGAGGCGATGTATGGTTTGTGGAAAAACTGCATGATTGTCAAAATGTTAAGGCGCAATGTTTCCGTCTCGGTGTTGAGTAAAAGACTGAGAGAGATGTGGAAGCCGGTGGGAAAAATGGCCATGTTAGATCTTCCTCGAAACTTCTTTATGATCCGTTTTGATGTTGAAGCCGAGTACATGGCTGCACTCACAGGTGGGCCTTGGCGAGTGTTTGGAAGTTATCTTTTGACGCAAGCTTGGACGCCTGA GTCAATTTTGATGTCTATTGCCAAAGGGTTTGGTAAGCCACTTAAATTttatcttaatactttgaatgTTGAGAGGGCTCGTTTTGCACGGGTTTGTGTGGAAGTGAACTTGAAGCGGCCTCTGAAAGGTACTGTGATGGTGAACGGTGAACGGTATTTTGTCTCTTATGAAGGTCTATCTGCCATTTGCTCTAGGTGTGGGATGTATGGGCATTTGGTTCATAATTGA
- the LOC104709399 gene encoding uncharacterized protein LOC104709399, whose translation MTTKQSSSGASPVGSKDRSLREILVKQVFENVAISNRFGGLGNNMESQERREVVVRNREDKENENIMETSENDKNVVQGQEKIFGGNFEIQREDVQGPFQQKRTAPVKSGLNNGPRIGQKFSGPKSQTKSNKPTRGLVFGPCGEDVTLSASVGQLGGLWLLWRTRIGDVPVLDCSDQHIHARIVDGTDVLHFIAVYADPSVSRRSGLWGQLKDIIQEITEPVVVGGNFNTIVRTDERTRGSGRLSQDSLAFGHWINELSLIDMEFKGNNFTWKRGRVVNTFIAKRLDRVLCCAHTRLKWQEASVIHLPFLSSDHAPLYVQLCLEVKSDPRRRPFRFELKRWNKEVFGDVQRREEQLVQVIQDVHDLLDISQTDDLLAKEDSLLQEFEVALAQEELIWFQKSRETWIVFGDRNTRYFHISTIIRRRRNRIEMLKNDEGIWISDLKDLEGLVVSYYKMLYYMQDVDEVVDSLPPAGFTTLTRAKQSSLNKPFMRLEVEKSIKGMGRFKAPEPDGFQPVFYQDCWTTVGDSVSSFFLQFFETGTLPCGTNDALVVLIPKVGKPEKISQFRPISLCNVLFKVITKTMVLRLKEVMPQLTGPTQSSFIPGRLSADNIVVVQEAVHSMRRKQSRKGWMLLKLDLEKAYDRVRWDFLEDTLHVAGFSSTWIAWIMQCVTGQLMTVLWNGEKTDPFTPLRGLRQGDPLSPYLFVLYGEVVSPY comes from the exons ATGACTACAAAGCAAAGTTCATCGGGGGCGAGTCCGGTGGGAAGTAAAGATCGTAGTCTTCGGGAAATCCTGGTAAAGCAGGTTTTTGAGAACGTTGCCATATCGAATAGATTTGGTGGGTTGGGGAATAATATGGAATCTCAGGAAAGAAGGGAAGTTGTTGTTCGTAACAGAGAGGACAAGGAAAATGAGAATATTATGGAAACCTCCGAAAATGATAAGAATGTGGTGCAAGGACAAGAAAAGATTTTTGGTGGGAATTTTGAGATTCAAAGAGAGGATGTTCAAGGGCCTTTTCAACAGAAACGGACTGCGCCTGTAAAGTCTGGTTTGAATAATGGGCCGAGAATTGGACAGAAGTTTAGTGGGCCTAAGTCACAAACTAAATCCAATAAGCCGACGAGGGGTCTGGTCTTTGGTCCATGTGGGGAAGATGTTACACTGTCTGCATCGG TGGGTCAACTTGGTGGTTTGTGGCTATTGTGGAGAACAAGGATAGGAGATGTGCCGGTTTTGGACTGCTCCGATCAACATATTCATGCTAGAATTGTTGACGGTACTGATGTGTTGCATTTCATTGCCGTTTATGCGGATCCCTCGGTCAGTAGGAGAAGTGGACTGTGGGGTCAGTTGAAAGATATCATTCAGGAGATCACGGAGCCGGTTGTTGTTGGCGGTAATTTCAATACTATTGTAAGAACTGATGAGCGAACAAGAGGTAGTGGACGATTGTCTCAGGACTCGTTGGCTTTTGGTCATTGGATAAATGAACTATCTCTTATTGACATGGAGTTCAAGGGGAATAATTTTACATGGAAGAGAGGACGTGTCGTGAATACTTTTATCGCAAAGAGGTTGGATCGGGTACTCTGCTGTGCCCACACCAGACTGAAATGGCAAGAGGCTTCGGTCATTCACCTTCCTTTTCTTTCATCTGATCACGCTCCTCTTTATGTCCAGTTGTGTCTAGAGGTGAAGAGTGATCCGAGGAGGAGACCTTTTAGATTTGAG CTGAAACGGTGGAATAAAGAAGTTTTTGGTGATGTTCAGAGGCGGGAAGAACAGTTGGTTCAGGTGATTCAGGATGTCCACGATCTACTCGATATTAGCCAGACGGATGATTTGTTGGCTAAGGAGGATAGTTTGTTGCAAGAATTTGAAGTGGCTCTTGCACAAGAGGAATTAATATGGTTCCAGAAATCTAGAGAGACGTGGATTGTGTTTGGAGACCGTAATACGCGTTACTTTCACATTTCAACAATCATTAGGAGGCGAAGGAATCGAATCGAGATGTTGAAGAATGATGAGGGGATTTGGATTTCAGATTTGAAGGATCTAGAGGGTTTAGTGGTGAGTTACTATAAAATGTTGTATTATATGCAGGATGTGGATGAGGTTGTCGACTCTTTGCCACCTGCGGGTTTTACTACATTAACCCGAGCGAAGCAGTCTAGTCTGAATAAACCTTTTATGCGGCTTGAAGTAGAGAAGTCAATAAAGGGAATGGGCAGGTTTAAAGCTCCCGAACCGGATGGCTTCCAGCCAGTATTTTATCAGGATTGTTGGACAACTGTTGGGGACTCGGTGAGCAGTTTTTTTCTGCAGTTCTTTGAAACTGGTACTCTACCGTGTGGAACTAATGATGCTTTGGTAGTTTTGATTCCTAAAGTGGGCAAACCTGAGAAGATCTCACAGTTCAGACCGATCAGTTTATGTAATGTCTTGTTTAAAGTGATTACTAAAACTATGGTTCTGAGATTGAAGGAGGTGATGCCTCAGCTTACTGGACCAACACAGTCAAGTTTCATTCCTGGAAGACTCAGTGCTGATAATATTGTTGTAGTGCAGGAAGCAGTTCATTCAATGCGACGAAAGCAGAGTCGTAAAGGGTGGATGTTGTTGAAACTAGATTTAGAAAAGGCCTACGATCGGGTTAGATGGGATTTCCTTGAGGATACCCTTCATGTTGCTGGTTTCTCGTCTACTTGGATAGCATGGATTATGCAGTGCGTTACAGGGCAGTTGATGACAGTTTTGTGGAATGGAGAGAAGACTGATCCCTTCACACCTTTGAGAGGGTTGCGCCAGGGTGATCCTCTGTCTCCCTATCTGTTTGTGCTTTATGGAGAGGTTGTATCACCATATTGA